Proteins encoded by one window of Puntigrus tetrazona isolate hp1 chromosome 25, ASM1883169v1, whole genome shotgun sequence:
- the csnk2a2b gene encoding casein kinase II subunit alpha' isoform X1, which translates to MPGPVAGSKSRVYADVNTLKSREYWDYEAHVPTWSNQEDYQLVRKLGRGKYSEVFEAININNNEKVVVKILKPVKKKKIKREIKILENLRGGTNIIQLMDTVKDPVSRTPALVFECINNTDFKELYQKLTDYDIRFYMYELLKALDYCHSMGIMHRDVKPHNVMIDHQLRKLRLIDWGLAEFYHPAQEYNVRVASRYFKGPELLVDYQMYDYSLDMWSLGCMLASMIFQKEPFFHGQDNYDQLVRIAKVLGTDELFGYLRKYHIELDPRFKDLLGQQTRKRWEQFVQTENQHLVSPEALDLLDKLLRYDHQQRLTATEAMEHPYFYPVVKEQSHTNTDGTIVSSGTNTPR; encoded by the exons TAACCAGGAGGATTACCAGCTGGTACGGAAGCTCGGGAGGGGCAAATACAGCGAGGTCTTCGAGGCcatcaacatcaacaacaatGAGAAGGTGGTGGTCAAAATCCTCAAG CCTGTCAAGAAAAAGAAGATCAAGAGGGAAATCAAGATCCTGGAGAACCTGCGAGGAGGAACCAACATCATTCAGCTAATGGACACAGTAAAGGACCCTGTG TCTCGAACACCCGCGCTTGTCTTTGAATGCATcaataacacagattttaaG GAGCTGTATCAAAAGCTAACAGATTACGATATACGTTTTTACATGTATGAACTACTAAAG GCTCTGGACTACTGCCACAGTATGGGGATCATGCACCGTGACGTCAAACCCCACAATGTTATGATCGACCACCAGTTAAGGAAG CTGAGATTGATAGACTGGGGTCTCGCTGAGTTCTATCACCCCGCACAAGAGTACAATGTCAGAGTGGCTTCGCGCTATTTCAAGGGTCCAGAACTGCTGGTGGACTACCAg ATGTATGATTACAGTCTGGACATGTGGAGTCTCGGCTGCATGCTGGCCAGTATGATCTTTCAGAAAGAGCCTTTCTTTCATGGCCAAGACAACTACGATCAG TTGGTGCGGATTGCAAAAGTTCTCGGGACGGATGAGTTATTTGGCTACCTGCGCAAATACCACATTGAATTGGATCCACGATTCAAAGACCTGCTTGGCCA GCAGACACGGAAGCGCTGGGAACAGTTTGTGCAGACGGAGAACCAGCATTTGGTAAGTCCAGAGGCTCTGGACCTTCTCGACAAGCTGCTACGCTACGACCATCAGCAGAGACTGACCGCCACCGAGGCCATGGAGCACCCTTATTTCT ATCCAGTGGTGAAGGAGCAGTCTCACACTAATACAGATGGCACCATAGTGTCAAGTGGAACCAACACACCCCGATGA